In the Candidatus Methylomirabilota bacterium genome, GTGAGGGCTGCCTCCTCTACCGAGCGGGCGAGGGGGGACCGGTGCGGGTTCCTGCCGCCCCCGCCGCGGTGGTCGACCTCACGGGCGCCGGCGACGCGTTTTGCGGCGCCTATGCGGCGTGCCGCGCGCTCGGCCGGAGTCCCGCCGACGCGGCGCGGCGGGCGGCGGTCGCGGCGGCGATGGTGGTGGAGTGCGCGGGGGCGCCGGCCGCCCTGGCCCTGTCGCCGGCCGAGGCGCACCGTCGGCTGCCGCGGCTCGCCGCCGGGACCCGGTGACCCGGGTCGAGATCATGCCGGGAGATTTCCGCGATCATCGGGCTCTCCACCCCCCGTCCACCACCAGGGCATGGCCCGTCACATAGGCGGCCTCGTCGGAGGCGAGGTAGCAGACGGCGGCGGCGATGTCCTCCGCGCTGCCGCGTCGCCCCGCCGGCACGATGGCCCGGACCTGCTCGTCGGACACCGCGATGCCCACGCCGCTCATGTCGGGCGCACCCGGCCCCAGGATGTGCTGCGAGTGCTGCCGGAGGCCGGTGAGGACAGGACCCGGGCACACCGCGTTGATCGTGATGCCGCGGGCGGAGTAGACAACGGCCATCTGACGGGTGAGCCCGACGACGCCGTGCTTGGCCGCGACGTAGGCGGCCCCTCCACCCGTTCCGTTGAGACCGGCGACCGAGGCGATGTTGACGATGCGCCCGCTCCCGCGCGGCAGCATCTCGGCGAGGGCGCGCTTGCAGCCGAGGAACACACCGGTCAGATCGATGTCGACCACGCGGCGCCAGAGCGCCTCGTCCATCTCGTCCACGTTGAGGTAGCCGTCGAGGACCCCGGCGTTGTTCACCATGACGTCGAGCGGCCCCAGCTCCTTCACGGCCGCCGCCACCGCGCGGTCCAGGTCGGCGGCGCGGCTGGTGTCCGCCTGAGCCGCGATGGCCCGGCCGCCCGTCCTGGCGATGGCCGCCGTCGTCTCCCGGGCGGTGTCCTCGTCGATGTCGACCGCCGCCACCTGCGCGCCCCGGGCCGCCATCGCCTGGGCGATGGCCCGGCCGATGCCGGAGCCGGCGCCCGTCACCACTGCCACCCGATCTTTGAGCGTCACGTGTCTGCCCTGTTCTCCATGACGTGATCCCTCCCAGGCGTTGTGGTAGAGTGCGCGTGGCCCCAGGCTTCCGGCACGAGGAGGACGGAGCGATGATCATGGATCGACGCGATTTCGTCAAGCTGATCGGCGCGCTCACGCTCGCCCTGGCATCCGAGCGCGTCCTGGCGCAGGGCTCGAAGGTGGAGGTCCAGTGGCTCGGCCAGGCGGCCACCCGGATCACGACCCTCACCGGGAAGGTGATCGTCATCGACCCCTTCCTGACCCAGAATCCCAAGACGCCGACCCAGTACAAGAACCTGGATGCCCTGGGGAAAGTGGACCTGATCCTGGTGACTCACGGCCACGGCGACCACACGGGCGACGTCAAGGAGCTGGCCGCCCGGACCGGGGCGCCGGTGTATGGTCCGGCCGGGCTCATCTCGACGATGATCGATCTCGGCTGGGTCACGCCCGAGCGCGGCGTGCGGTTCGGGAAGGGCGGCACGGTGACTCCCGTCGGCCCTCAGATCCGGATCACGCAAGTCCGTGCCGAGCACTCGTCGGAGGTGACCGTCACCGATCCGGCCACCAAGAAGACCACGACGTATCCCGGCGGTGAGCCGGCCGGGTTCGTCATCGAATTCGAGAACGGCTTCAAGCTCTACCACACGGGCGATACCGGACTCTTCGGCGACATGCGCCTCATCGGCGAGTACTATCGGCCCGATGCGGTCATGATCCCGATTGGAGGCCACTTCGTCATGGACCCGAAGGACGCCGCCTACGCGACCCGAGAGCTGCTCAAGCCCCGACACGCCATCCCGATCCACTACGGGACCTTTCCCGTCCTGCGCGGCACGCCGCAGGAGTACGAGGCCGCGCTCGGCCAGACCTCGACCCGGGTTCACTCGATCAATCCCGGGGACGTCGTGACGTTCTGACGCGATCAGACTCCACGACCACGAGCGGGTGGGGTGCTGAACAGGCTTGCCTTCGCCAATTCGCTGGCCATCCTCACGGCGGCCCTGTCCCTCCTCTTCTCCCTGCTGGCGGCCGTCTCCCCGAGGCTGTTCCAGCTCCTGTTCAACGCTCAGTTCTTCGGGGCCGATGTGGCCGCGCTGCTTCCCAAGGTGGTCGGCTACGAGGGGTTCGTCGGAACGTTCCTCGTCCTGATCGCGAGCGCGTGGCTGTTCGGATACGCCTGGGCCTGGCTGTACGACGTCTTCGCGGGATGGGGCTGACCGGAGCGAGGCGGCTGGCCCCGCGGATCACGGCGGGCCGGTGCCGGCCGGGAGGAAGTCAGTGGCCGTGATGGCCGACCATGGAGCTGTCATCGAGCGCATCCGGGCGTCCGCCGAGGAGGTCCGGCGGACGGTGGACGCGGTGGCGCCCGGCAAGCATGGCGTCTCCCCCCGCGAGGGCGAGTGGTCAGTGCTGGAGACGCTCGTCCATCTTCGCAACGTGGTCGTCATGGTCTATGGCCTGCGCATCCGGCGCCTGTGGTACGAGACCGACCCGGTCTTCGCGGACTACGACGAGTCGATGCACCGCCAGGCCACGATGGACCGGCAGCCCCGGGCCGACCAGCTGGTCGCGATGATCGTGACCGAGCACGAGCAGCTGGCGGGGCTGCTCCGCGAGCTGCCCGATGATCGGTGGAACCGGGTGGGTCGCCATCCGGAGCTGGGAGAGATGAGCATCGAGTTCCTGGCCCGCCGGGTGGCCGAGCATGCCGAAGAGCACGCCCGACAGATCCGGAACACCGCGGTGGAAGTCCGGGAACAGGCCCGGCGCCGGGCCAGAGCGGTGGCGGAGGAGTTCAGGAGCCGAGGAGATGCGACGGGGTGGTTCGAGCGAGTCTATGCGACCGCGCACGGCGACGCCGGCGCCGTCCCGTGGGCGGCTCTCCGGCCTGACCGAAACCTGCTGGAATGGGTCAGTCGCGAGAGGCTCATCGGAACCGGCCAGAAGGCCCT is a window encoding:
- a CDS encoding DUF5676 family membrane protein, whose amino-acid sequence is MLNRLAFANSLAILTAALSLLFSLLAAVSPRLFQLLFNAQFFGADVAALLPKVVGYEGFVGTFLVLIASAWLFGYAWAWLYDVFAGWG
- a CDS encoding metal-dependent hydrolase gives rise to the protein MDRRDFVKLIGALTLALASERVLAQGSKVEVQWLGQAATRITTLTGKVIVIDPFLTQNPKTPTQYKNLDALGKVDLILVTHGHGDHTGDVKELAARTGAPVYGPAGLISTMIDLGWVTPERGVRFGKGGTVTPVGPQIRITQVRAEHSSEVTVTDPATKKTTTYPGGEPAGFVIEFENGFKLYHTGDTGLFGDMRLIGEYYRPDAVMIPIGGHFVMDPKDAAYATRELLKPRHAIPIHYGTFPVLRGTPQEYEAALGQTSTRVHSINPGDVVTF
- a CDS encoding methyltransferase domain-containing protein; this encodes MADHGAVIERIRASAEEVRRTVDAVAPGKHGVSPREGEWSVLETLVHLRNVVVMVYGLRIRRLWYETDPVFADYDESMHRQATMDRQPRADQLVAMIVTEHEQLAGLLRELPDDRWNRVGRHPELGEMSIEFLARRVAEHAEEHARQIRNTAVEVREQARRRARAVAEEFRSRGDATGWFERVYATAHGDAGAVPWAALRPDRNLLEWVSRERLIGTGQKALVVGCGAGDDAEELARLGFEVVAFDIAPTAIDWCRRRFPGSPVRYAVADVLAPPGTWPGAFDFVLEAFTIQVLTGELRGRAIQSIARFVRPGGMLLVLARGREPDEDPGSLPWPLTRDELSLFERAGLRAVRFEDYLDRSGDSPVRRFRVTYQRAIQGT
- a CDS encoding SDR family NAD(P)-dependent oxidoreductase, giving the protein MTLKDRVAVVTGAGSGIGRAIAQAMAARGAQVAAVDIDEDTARETTAAIARTGGRAIAAQADTSRAADLDRAVAAAVKELGPLDVMVNNAGVLDGYLNVDEMDEALWRRVVDIDLTGVFLGCKRALAEMLPRGSGRIVNIASVAGLNGTGGGAAYVAAKHGVVGLTRQMAVVYSARGITINAVCPGPVLTGLRQHSQHILGPGAPDMSGVGIAVSDEQVRAIVPAGRRGSAEDIAAAVCYLASDEAAYVTGHALVVDGGWRAR